A genomic window from Deinococcus aetherius includes:
- a CDS encoding serine hydrolase, giving the protein MSAQAYVVQPGDTLFSIARRAGVSVAELQRLNNLGDTALKVGQNITLPGEAVSPSLPPPTTPLLPTSPLPSASLPTLTCGPAVTAPAPSVPLPAVVTGKVSFYATVYDPGTMTSGQAYAIGPANVVMPLASTYKPTVLWAALRDVDAGRLKLNTPLTTTEANRSIEDYTPGTNPLLKLAHRAIEESENTAADILHRTVGTERVATLVSRLSPCTNVLLTTKTFWAAQAGMLPDLIPATDHATLLGAAAQYQGLAPAERLAFASRLNAASLKVSAPVLLQQLDLYFGGSTYDPSFDTAFQNTSTARAFTDLTAALYLRSGLKPQTRQIMREIMAKGCCHPKKAPFTYTYWGSKAGSGWRLLNLTGYVELPDGRALAYTYLNHESNTLDAEEMEEQIVPVTNWIGAVLGQLSK; this is encoded by the coding sequence GTGAGTGCTCAGGCGTATGTCGTGCAGCCCGGTGACACCCTCTTCAGCATCGCCCGACGTGCGGGCGTCAGCGTGGCTGAGTTGCAACGGCTCAACAACCTCGGGGACACGGCGCTCAAGGTCGGCCAGAACATCACCCTGCCCGGCGAAGCGGTGAGCCCGTCGTTGCCTCCTCCTACAACTCCACTTCTCCCCACGAGCCCGCTTCCCAGCGCCTCGCTTCCGACGCTGACCTGTGGACCGGCCGTCACGGCGCCGGCGCCTTCAGTGCCGCTCCCCGCTGTGGTGACCGGCAAGGTGAGCTTCTACGCGACCGTGTACGACCCAGGAACCATGACGTCAGGACAGGCCTATGCCATCGGCCCCGCCAACGTCGTGATGCCCCTGGCGAGCACCTACAAGCCCACCGTGCTGTGGGCTGCCCTGCGCGACGTGGACGCCGGACGGCTCAAGCTGAACACGCCGCTCACCACCACCGAGGCCAACCGCTCCATCGAGGACTACACACCCGGCACCAACCCGTTGCTCAAGCTGGCGCACCGGGCCATCGAGGAGAGCGAGAACACGGCCGCGGACATCCTGCACCGCACCGTGGGCACCGAACGGGTGGCGACTCTGGTGAGCCGCCTCAGCCCCTGCACCAACGTCCTGCTCACCACCAAGACCTTCTGGGCGGCCCAGGCCGGGATGCTGCCGGACCTGATTCCCGCGACGGATCACGCCACGCTCCTCGGCGCCGCCGCGCAGTACCAGGGGCTTGCCCCGGCCGAACGCCTCGCGTTCGCCAGCCGCCTGAACGCCGCCAGCCTCAAGGTGAGCGCCCCCGTCCTGCTCCAGCAGCTCGACCTCTATTTCGGGGGCTCCACCTATGACCCGTCTTTCGACACCGCCTTCCAGAACACCAGCACGGCGCGCGCCTTCACCGACCTGACGGCGGCCCTGTACCTGCGCTCGGGGCTGAAGCCGCAGACGCGCCAGATTATGCGCGAGATCATGGCGAAAGGCTGCTGCCACCCGAAGAAGGCCCCGTTCACCTACACCTACTGGGGCTCGAAGGCGGGGAGCGGCTGGCGGCTGCTGAACCTCACTGGGTACGTAGAGCTGCCCGACGGCCGCGCGCTCGCCTACACCTACCTGAACCACGAGAGCAACACCCTCGACGCCGAAGAGATGGAAGAGCAGATCGTTCCCGTGACCAACTGGATCGGCGCAGTGCTCGGCCAGCTCTCGAAGTAG
- a CDS encoding ABC transporter substrate-binding protein, producing the protein MLRALLLITAGLVMNAQAVAQVKNPGTVVKAISEEWTTLDPAQCYDLNCGEVLHNLFDTLVGYNGSNPQIVPLLAREVPTRANGGISADGRTYTFKLRPNLRFTDGTPVTARDVEYSLRRMLVVAAATGPAQLLSEPLLGTPDLPDAKENPDIYAVIERAIRATDPHTVTIRLAQPFAPFLTILTNPYFSVYSRSAAIRAGAWSGTARDWAQHNHEESGPFQRKQPLGSGPYKLAVYDPPHSLVMVHNVGYWRGPARIRRVAIQVVPEDSTRMLMMRAGDVDIIDLPPALLSQLEGVPGVVVTRNLPAVSLNGLFLNQKVTGHPEQLGSGKLDGQGIPANFFSDVHVRRGFAYSIDRKTIVKEILAGQGIARQSLAISGLASEQPGVGYGYDPKKAEQEFRRVFGGQLWQKGFVLPVYATNDPVRNSILQLLKRNVEALNPKFRVEVQQLTTQDYFARRSKGELTAWVGNWTLDYYDPHNLFEPWTGPDGTYATAQHYSNPQIDRLLHQAIVETVPAKRQALYRQVQGLQARDAFGIPLYQVVDSGIRREWLGGRNFNLATVGDSFYEMNK; encoded by the coding sequence ATGCTTCGCGCACTCCTGCTCATTACCGCCGGTCTGGTCATGAACGCCCAGGCCGTCGCGCAAGTCAAAAACCCCGGCACCGTCGTCAAGGCGATTTCGGAAGAGTGGACGACCCTCGACCCAGCCCAGTGCTACGACCTCAACTGCGGCGAGGTGCTGCACAACCTGTTCGATACCCTGGTCGGGTACAACGGCAGCAACCCGCAGATCGTGCCCCTGCTGGCCCGCGAGGTTCCCACCCGGGCCAACGGTGGAATCAGCGCGGACGGGCGGACCTACACCTTCAAGCTGCGCCCGAACCTCCGCTTCACGGACGGCACGCCCGTTACCGCCAGGGACGTCGAGTACAGCTTGCGCCGAATGCTGGTGGTGGCCGCCGCGACCGGCCCCGCCCAACTGCTGAGCGAACCCCTGCTCGGGACGCCCGACCTTCCCGACGCCAAGGAGAATCCGGACATTTACGCGGTCATTGAGCGGGCGATCCGGGCAACCGACCCGCACACCGTCACCATCCGCCTGGCCCAGCCCTTCGCCCCCTTCCTGACGATCCTGACCAACCCCTATTTCAGTGTCTACAGCCGCTCCGCTGCCATCAGGGCCGGGGCGTGGAGCGGCACCGCTCGGGACTGGGCGCAGCACAACCACGAGGAGAGCGGCCCTTTTCAGCGCAAGCAGCCCCTGGGCAGCGGCCCGTACAAGCTGGCGGTCTACGACCCGCCACATTCCCTGGTGATGGTGCACAACGTGGGGTACTGGCGTGGGCCCGCGCGCATCAGGCGGGTGGCGATCCAGGTCGTGCCCGAGGACAGCACCCGGATGCTGATGATGCGCGCCGGGGACGTGGACATCATCGACCTGCCGCCCGCCCTCCTCTCCCAGCTCGAAGGCGTGCCGGGCGTGGTCGTGACCAGGAACCTCCCCGCCGTGAGCCTCAACGGCCTCTTCCTCAACCAGAAGGTCACCGGCCACCCCGAGCAACTGGGCAGCGGCAAGCTCGACGGCCAGGGCATCCCCGCGAACTTCTTCAGCGACGTGCACGTCAGAAGGGGCTTCGCCTACAGCATCGACCGCAAGACCATCGTGAAGGAGATTCTGGCCGGGCAGGGGATCGCCCGCCAGTCCCTCGCCATCAGTGGCCTCGCATCCGAACAGCCCGGCGTCGGGTACGGCTACGACCCGAAGAAGGCCGAACAGGAGTTCCGCCGGGTCTTCGGGGGTCAGCTCTGGCAGAAGGGCTTCGTGCTGCCCGTCTACGCTACCAATGACCCGGTGCGCAACAGCATCCTCCAACTTCTCAAGCGCAACGTCGAGGCCCTGAATCCGAAGTTCCGGGTCGAGGTGCAGCAACTGACGACCCAGGACTACTTCGCCCGCCGCTCCAAGGGGGAGCTGACCGCCTGGGTGGGCAACTGGACCCTGGATTACTACGATCCCCACAACCTGTTTGAGCCCTGGACGGGCCCGGACGGAACCTACGCGACCGCCCAGCACTACAGCAATCCGCAGATCGACCGCCTGCTCCACCAGGCCATCGTCGAGACGGTGCCTGCCAAGCGGCAGGCCCTCTACCGGCAGGTGCAGGGGCTCCAGGCCCGGGACGCCTTCGGCATCCCGCTCTACCAGGTGGTGGACTCGGGCATCCGGCGCGAATGGCTGGGGGGCCGCAACTTCAACCTGGCGACGGTCGGCGACTCCTTCTACGAGATGAACAAATGA
- a CDS encoding type II toxin-antitoxin system prevent-host-death family antitoxin: protein MAPKTVGIRALREELPEMLRQVGTTGQPLVVTKHGEAVATIVPGAAIRPPTADAPRIIAVVSLKGGVGKTTLTMHLAAAIAQERAQVVVLDADEEVSAFRWQQHAAAEGLTLPFKVMPAERNTLMRQARELAKTGATVLIDTPPNNREVLKSAATVADVVLVPVLPTGMDVDRLATTLELLADLEAALESFNYAIILNRFDARKGMAHEANEALNAHPRLNTVVKALSAYEKVFGQAPTELSQFNEIWQEVKQALGSDA from the coding sequence ATGGCACCCAAGACCGTTGGGATTCGTGCACTCCGCGAGGAGCTTCCGGAGATGTTGCGTCAGGTGGGAACGACCGGGCAGCCGCTGGTTGTGACGAAGCACGGTGAAGCTGTCGCAACCATCGTCCCTGGTGCTGCCATCAGGCCTCCTACCGCAGACGCACCTCGCATTATCGCGGTCGTCAGTCTGAAGGGGGGAGTGGGCAAAACCACGCTGACCATGCATCTCGCGGCCGCTATCGCGCAGGAGCGTGCCCAAGTGGTGGTCTTGGATGCCGACGAGGAGGTGAGCGCCTTTCGCTGGCAACAGCACGCCGCCGCCGAGGGCCTGACCCTCCCCTTCAAGGTCATGCCAGCTGAGCGCAACACGTTGATGCGTCAGGCGCGCGAGCTGGCCAAGACGGGCGCGACCGTCCTGATTGACACCCCACCCAACAACCGCGAGGTCCTCAAGAGTGCTGCCACGGTCGCCGATGTGGTCCTGGTCCCCGTGTTGCCCACCGGCATGGATGTCGACCGCCTCGCCACCACCCTCGAACTCCTGGCCGATCTCGAAGCAGCGCTGGAGAGCTTCAACTACGCGATCATCCTCAACCGATTCGACGCCCGGAAGGGCATGGCCCACGAGGCGAACGAAGCGCTGAACGCTCATCCGCGACTGAACACGGTCGTCAAAGCGCTCAGTGCTTACGAGAAGGTCTTTGGGCAAGCTCCCACCGAGCTTTCGCAATTCAACGAGATCTGGCAGGAGGTCAAGCAGGCCCTGGGGAGCGACGCATGA
- a CDS encoding ParB/RepB/Spo0J family partition protein gives MTKNAFKKPKAPSMGTLLSRSLEFSGVPLPQTGEVGEVQELPTEALRPNSRQPRRFFNQESLKALAESIREEGILQPLMARPLEGGHFEIVYGERRWRAARLAGLPSVPARVRILTDTQVELLAAVENLQREDLNRYDEVNYKLRLVAALFETTPEEAIRRLKELRSQPESDPERVAQLEHLFTQLGREKWPSFVTNGLPALRLPEALVEGVQSGKLEYTKALLIARAPEEHHAALLQRILEEDLSHAALTDIVAQLKPADRSEADAQLLSLRRKISRRRLGKLPGELRAEAEQLIRRLHELLGD, from the coding sequence ATGACCAAGAATGCCTTCAAGAAGCCCAAGGCTCCAAGCATGGGCACACTGCTGAGTCGTTCGCTCGAGTTCTCCGGAGTGCCTCTTCCCCAGACTGGTGAAGTGGGCGAAGTTCAAGAACTCCCCACAGAAGCTCTGCGCCCGAACTCCCGGCAGCCTCGGCGGTTTTTCAACCAGGAGAGCCTGAAGGCGCTGGCCGAGAGCATTCGCGAGGAGGGCATCCTCCAACCGCTGATGGCGCGCCCCCTGGAAGGTGGGCACTTCGAGATCGTTTACGGAGAGCGCCGCTGGCGTGCGGCTCGACTCGCAGGACTCCCAAGTGTTCCCGCCCGGGTCCGCATCCTGACCGATACACAGGTTGAGCTCCTGGCCGCCGTCGAGAACCTGCAACGCGAGGATCTCAACCGTTACGACGAGGTGAACTACAAGCTCCGCCTGGTCGCAGCCTTGTTTGAGACTACACCTGAGGAAGCTATCCGACGTCTCAAGGAGTTGCGAAGCCAGCCGGAGAGCGACCCTGAACGGGTCGCCCAGCTCGAACACCTTTTCACCCAGCTTGGTCGGGAGAAGTGGCCTTCCTTCGTCACCAATGGGCTCCCCGCTCTGCGGTTGCCGGAAGCCCTGGTCGAGGGCGTGCAGTCAGGGAAGCTCGAATACACCAAGGCCCTGCTGATCGCTCGCGCTCCGGAGGAGCACCATGCCGCCCTCCTCCAGCGGATTTTGGAGGAAGACCTCAGCCATGCTGCGCTCACGGACATCGTGGCCCAGCTGAAACCCGCCGACCGGAGTGAGGCCGACGCGCAACTTCTCAGTCTGCGCAGGAAGATTTCCCGCCGGCGTCTGGGCAAGCTCCCCGGTGAGCTGCGCGCGGAGGCCGAGCAGCTGATCCGTCGGTTGCATGAACTGCTGGGTGATTGA
- a CDS encoding ParB/RepB/Spo0J family partition protein, producing the protein MTLSGHLFSAPLHTEIQMVPVRLIEEPDTQEVNPGIERLGVMQSVLLKLSGHPERPYRIVDGKRRVRSALNYGIEQVPALITDGTRGQIAAASAILNAARSSHPLDEARNWQIALEEGQFGDVKELAAHVRVSVQTIRKRLRLLTLPEDLLAHIGVSIAEGVAERMANLAPRYREQAIRAAECRLDAGERFTAADLEESQTARARDFEQSLDTLFGTEPLLEVPRDPVAELVQEVKRLAALGGIELPGLVRALAREVPGLDEPSPTPAEPPAAPRPSVSPRPGRVNLGLRHSEGLP; encoded by the coding sequence ATGACCCTGTCCGGACACCTCTTCAGCGCACCGCTTCACACCGAGATTCAGATGGTGCCTGTCCGTCTGATCGAGGAACCTGACACCCAGGAGGTGAACCCCGGTATCGAGCGGCTGGGCGTGATGCAGAGCGTGCTGCTCAAACTCAGCGGCCACCCCGAGCGGCCTTACCGGATCGTCGACGGCAAACGCCGGGTGCGCAGCGCGTTGAACTACGGCATCGAGCAGGTGCCTGCCCTCATTACTGACGGAACCCGCGGGCAGATCGCCGCCGCGAGCGCGATCCTGAACGCTGCTCGCTCCAGTCACCCGCTCGACGAGGCCCGCAACTGGCAGATCGCCTTGGAGGAGGGTCAGTTCGGCGACGTGAAGGAACTCGCGGCCCACGTTCGCGTCAGCGTCCAGACCATCCGCAAACGTCTGAGGCTGCTGACCCTCCCCGAAGACCTCCTCGCGCACATCGGCGTCAGCATCGCGGAAGGCGTAGCGGAACGTATGGCGAATCTCGCGCCCAGGTACCGCGAGCAGGCGATCCGGGCGGCCGAATGCCGCTTGGACGCGGGAGAGCGGTTCACCGCCGCTGACCTAGAAGAGAGTCAGACCGCCCGCGCCAGGGACTTCGAGCAGAGCCTCGACACGCTCTTCGGCACGGAGCCGCTGCTGGAGGTGCCCCGCGACCCTGTGGCCGAATTGGTGCAGGAGGTCAAGCGGCTGGCAGCGCTGGGCGGCATTGAACTCCCCGGGCTGGTTCGGGCGCTCGCGAGAGAAGTGCCTGGACTGGACGAACCCTCGCCCACCCCAGCCGAGCCACCAGCAGCTCCGCGTCCCAGCGTGAGTCCTCGCCCCGGCCGTGTAAATCTCGGCCTGCGCCACTCGGAGGGGTTGCCATGA
- a CDS encoding AAA family ATPase, with protein sequence MSFIDIRDCFERAYRAESPFEGTTRNQEIRKEDRAWLRREHASVYAPGLGTAVLKLLTGEVGLWQQSDGSARLRLDEREDGLRVYSVPNGLQSRSWHAGGTPSGSFLGAPLLALVEALTGTGAPQTRQALRKFVRVLMPLGLRYPMPKNALAAATRLPDVRFALHHLTDTLDAETQARLAEGTLSSPTHITPHDRFLSSVNLALLIHPPVQRPMPETPATKLRRLARRGGAALLVGPPGTFKTETAKRVAVEEGLTLVIAKGAPGVEDRDFIGGVYPTEQGPRWVDGPISRAFVAATRGRTLLLIDEALRYHPDALNVLQGAMDTVSRGEALAVSIPETMLVGERHHLLPLPNGEHLCCPAENLTWVLTTNLGEDHLQTADRFDGALLSRLDLVIDFEYADEETARALYRQVGGSERVADLAYAVELVMREARQGTGVQPVRALDARKTIALVKEVAALLNEGLEEAAALLCACETVVVPHCCARDGDGRLEKDAVEMLIRRIIEEVLEVA encoded by the coding sequence ATGTCCTTCATCGACATCCGCGACTGCTTCGAGCGTGCCTACCGCGCCGAGAGTCCCTTCGAGGGGACGACGCGTAACCAGGAAATCCGGAAGGAAGATCGCGCCTGGCTGCGCCGTGAGCACGCCAGCGTGTACGCACCCGGTCTCGGCACGGCGGTGCTCAAACTTCTCACCGGAGAGGTGGGGCTCTGGCAGCAGTCGGATGGGAGCGCCCGCCTCCGGCTCGATGAGCGCGAGGACGGCCTCCGGGTCTACAGCGTGCCGAACGGCCTGCAAAGCCGGTCCTGGCACGCGGGCGGGACGCCGTCGGGTTCGTTCCTGGGTGCCCCGCTGTTGGCGCTCGTGGAAGCACTCACCGGTACTGGCGCTCCCCAGACCCGTCAAGCCCTCCGGAAGTTCGTGCGCGTCCTCATGCCCCTAGGCTTGCGGTATCCCATGCCGAAGAACGCCCTAGCCGCCGCCACACGGTTACCGGACGTCCGGTTCGCCTTGCACCACCTGACGGATACGTTGGACGCCGAAACGCAGGCCCGCCTCGCGGAGGGAACCCTGTCGTCCCCCACGCACATCACCCCACACGACCGGTTCCTCTCCAGCGTGAACCTCGCGCTGCTGATCCACCCGCCCGTGCAGCGTCCTATGCCCGAGACGCCTGCCACGAAGCTGCGCCGTCTCGCCCGCCGGGGCGGCGCGGCCTTGCTCGTCGGCCCGCCCGGCACCTTCAAGACGGAGACCGCCAAGCGTGTCGCGGTCGAGGAGGGCCTGACCCTGGTGATCGCCAAGGGGGCACCCGGCGTCGAGGACCGCGACTTCATCGGCGGCGTGTACCCGACGGAGCAAGGACCACGGTGGGTGGATGGCCCGATCAGCCGCGCCTTCGTCGCCGCCACGCGGGGCCGCACGCTGCTGCTGATCGACGAGGCCTTGCGGTATCACCCTGACGCCCTGAACGTGCTGCAGGGGGCGATGGACACGGTGTCCCGCGGGGAGGCGCTCGCGGTCAGCATCCCGGAAACGATGCTGGTTGGGGAGAGGCATCACCTGCTGCCCCTCCCCAACGGTGAGCACCTGTGCTGTCCAGCTGAGAATCTTACCTGGGTCCTGACCACGAACCTCGGCGAGGACCATCTGCAGACAGCCGACCGGTTCGACGGGGCCCTGCTCAGCCGCCTCGACCTCGTGATCGACTTCGAGTACGCGGACGAGGAGACCGCCCGTGCCCTGTACAGGCAGGTCGGTGGATCGGAGCGGGTTGCGGACCTCGCCTATGCGGTGGAGTTGGTCATGCGGGAGGCCCGGCAGGGAACCGGGGTGCAGCCGGTGCGGGCGCTCGACGCGCGCAAGACCATCGCGCTGGTGAAGGAGGTCGCGGCGCTCCTGAACGAGGGCTTGGAGGAGGCCGCGGCGCTGCTCTGCGCCTGCGAAACGGTGGTTGTTCCTCACTGCTGCGCGCGTGACGGCGACGGCCGCTTGGAGAAGGACGCAGTCGAGATGCTCATCCGCCGCATCATCGAGGAGGTGCTGGAAGTGGCATGA
- a CDS encoding vWA domain-containing protein, with protein sequence MLTLPRQAPAVQWHRQPAWRTYVQELFRLVSRRRDFTTEFRRLPFTAGVLPEQRRLLLDPALLSVPPLGVRFDPGDEYGRRVTLLRSIASHEGGHVIFSGRKPQEQRLGWLWNALEDERMERLVMRRFPELCADFDFLGDVLWLGDHRPEVDLQTSCLVWRWAHDRPDVPFAVPLELEVLWREQVRPLVEEAWEAHRDDVVEIARAILKVLPEELREEAEPGLGADGGGMSGVQREEPQQPVCTKGKRGNEETAASGSGGPGSENPIPEDSSRPGTSGAGELPGPPPAPVATAPDGLLLLTEGHARRLAVVLAPPGRPARQEAHRSRGRFRYDRHVQGAERPFRRRLGEDRPVPFLLRLCVDLSTSMSGERLRAAREAAFMLARAAHLARSRLQVIGFTTSAREIVAPDLPWQEATARLVGLEAGGGTQLSRGLELALRGYARPDEQEILIVITDGELLPADVRTCGLLLDDQRPYHRTLAVVPILIGESVQSASSYLDLFGAAHPVMALDEVSRTVHAALTTLRARSRT encoded by the coding sequence ATGCTCACTCTTCCCAGGCAGGCTCCTGCCGTGCAGTGGCACCGGCAGCCCGCGTGGCGGACCTACGTTCAGGAACTCTTCCGCCTGGTCAGCCGCCGTCGTGACTTCACCACCGAGTTCCGTCGCCTGCCCTTCACCGCCGGGGTGCTCCCCGAGCAACGTCGCCTGCTGCTTGACCCGGCCCTGCTTTCTGTGCCACCGCTGGGCGTCCGCTTCGATCCCGGGGACGAGTACGGTCGACGCGTCACCCTGCTGCGCTCGATCGCCTCGCATGAGGGAGGGCACGTCATTTTCAGTGGCCGCAAACCTCAGGAACAACGTCTCGGATGGCTGTGGAACGCGCTGGAAGACGAGCGTATGGAGCGGCTCGTGATGCGCCGCTTCCCGGAGCTGTGCGCCGACTTCGACTTCCTGGGAGACGTCCTGTGGTTGGGAGACCACCGCCCGGAGGTGGACCTGCAGACGTCCTGCCTGGTCTGGCGCTGGGCCCATGACCGCCCCGACGTCCCCTTTGCCGTTCCCCTGGAACTCGAGGTGCTGTGGCGGGAGCAGGTCCGCCCCCTGGTCGAGGAGGCCTGGGAGGCCCACCGGGATGACGTCGTGGAGATCGCCCGAGCCATCCTCAAGGTGCTGCCCGAGGAGCTGCGGGAGGAAGCCGAGCCAGGTCTCGGCGCGGACGGCGGAGGGATGAGTGGGGTGCAGCGGGAGGAGCCCCAGCAGCCTGTCTGCACGAAAGGGAAGCGGGGGAACGAGGAAACGGCGGCTTCGGGAAGCGGTGGACCCGGGAGCGAAAACCCGATTCCGGAGGACAGCTCCCGCCCGGGGACTTCCGGCGCCGGGGAACTCCCCGGGCCACCCCCGGCGCCGGTCGCGACCGCCCCCGACGGCCTGCTGCTCCTCACCGAGGGCCACGCGCGGCGTCTGGCGGTCGTCCTGGCACCCCCCGGCCGTCCCGCCCGGCAGGAAGCGCACCGCTCGCGGGGACGCTTCCGCTATGACCGGCACGTGCAGGGCGCCGAGCGTCCCTTCCGGCGCCGGTTGGGTGAAGACCGTCCCGTTCCCTTTCTGCTGCGGCTGTGCGTCGACCTGTCGACCAGCATGTCCGGGGAACGCCTGCGCGCGGCCCGCGAGGCGGCCTTCATGCTCGCCCGCGCCGCCCACCTCGCCCGCAGCCGGCTGCAAGTGATCGGCTTCACCACCTCCGCGCGCGAGATCGTCGCGCCCGACCTCCCCTGGCAGGAAGCGACCGCACGTCTGGTCGGCCTGGAGGCGGGGGGCGGCACGCAACTCTCCCGGGGCCTCGAACTCGCCCTCCGGGGGTATGCCCGGCCGGACGAGCAGGAGATCTTGATCGTGATCACCGACGGGGAACTTCTACCCGCCGACGTGAGGACCTGCGGCCTGCTTCTGGACGATCAGCGCCCCTATCACCGGACCCTCGCCGTCGTCCCCATCCTGATCGGCGAGAGCGTCCAGTCCGCTTCAAGCTACCTGGACCTCTTCGGTGCCGCCCATCCGGTGATGGCGCTCGACGAGGTGAGCCGGACGGTCCACGCTGCCCTCACCACCCTGCGTGCCCGTTCGCGGACGTGA